Proteins encoded together in one Ammospiza caudacuta isolate bAmmCau1 chromosome 27, bAmmCau1.pri, whole genome shotgun sequence window:
- the NXPH3 gene encoding neurexophilin-3, with protein sequence MHLLPRSCVLLLLQGSIALLVFCAPEDPGKGADPGEPRARGRAPKLLRELLSPKPLPGLGPAPPQNRSLPGPGSASRELGALPVHRPALELGPRSQRDPRPAPGRPLQKLFGWGDFYSNIKTVKLNLLITGKVVDHGNGSVNVFFQHNSTGHGNISVSLVPPTKAVQFDLEQQIFMEAKESKVFNCRVESEQVARARKTSLCTFDPAKTCSQEHTQSHAAWLCSQPFRAVCVYITFYSSDYRLVQKVCPDYNRHSQRPYFPSG encoded by the exons ATGCATCTTCTTCCTCGGAGCTgcgtcctcctcctcctccagggcAGCATCGCGCTGCTG GTGTTCTGCGCTCCAGAGGACCCCGGGAAAGGAGCGGATCCAGGCGAGCCCCGGGCCCGCGGCAGAGCCCCGAAGCTGCTGCGGGAGCTGCTCTCCCCAAAGCCCCTCCCGGgcctgggcccggccccgccgcagaACCGGAGCCTGCCGGGCCCGGGCAGCGCCTCCCGGGAGctcggggcg CTCCCGGTTCACCGGCCCGCGTTGGAGCTCGGTCCCCGGTCACAGCGGGACCCGCGGCCGGCCCCGGGCAGGCCCCTGCAGAAGCTTTTCGGCTGGGGAGACTTTTACTCCAACATCAAGACGGTGAAGCTGAACCTGCTGATCACGGGCAAGGTGGTGGATCACGGCAACGGCAGCGTGAACGTCTTCTTCCAGCACAACTCCACGGGCCACGGCAACATCTCCGTGAGCCTCGTGCCGCCCACCAAGGCCGTGCAGTTCGACCTGGAGCAGCAGATCTTCATGGAGGCCAAGGAGTCCAAGGTGTTCAACTGCCGCGTGGAGTCGGAGCAGGTGGCGCGGGCCAGGAAGACGTCGCTGTGCACCTTCGACCCGGCCAAGACGTGCTCGCAGGAGCACACGCAGAGCCACGCGGCCTGGCTGTGCTCGCAGCCCTTCCGCGCCGTCTGCGTCTACATCACCTTCTACAGCAGCGACTACCGCCTGGTGCAGAAGGTGTGTCCCGACTACAACCGCCACAGCCAGCGGCCCTACTTCCCCTCGGGGTGA